In Gammaproteobacteria bacterium, the sequence TCGATTCATTCAGCGCTGCGGGCGTGCCGTGCTCCACCACCTTGCCCTCGGAGATCACGTACACGTAATCCGCGATGGAGAGGCTTTCCTTCACGTCGTGGGACACCATCACCGAGGTCAGCCCCAGCACATCGGTCAGGGTGCGCAGCAGCGACACCAGCACCCCCATGGAGATGGGGTCCTGGCCGGTAAAGGGCTCGTCATACATGATCATCATCGGGTCCAGGGCGATGGCGCGCGCCAGCGCCACGCGCCGCGACATGCCGCCGGAGAGCTCGCTGGGCATGAGCTCGCGCGCGCCGCGCAGGCCGACGGCGTGCAGCTTCATCAGCACCAGATCACGGATCATGGCCTCATTGAGTCTGGTGTGTTCGCGCAGGGGATAGGCGACGTTGTCGAACACATTGAGATCGGTCAGCAGGGCGCCATTCTGAAACAGCATCCCCATGCGCTTGCGCAACTCATAGAGCTCCCGGTAACCCAGTTCGGGCACCGACTCACCATCGACCTGCACCGTGCCTGCATCGGGCCTTAACTGACCACCGATCAGGCGCAGCAGGGTGGTCTTTCCCGTGCCGCTGGGGCCCATGATGGCGGTCAGCTTGCCGCGCGGGATATCGATATCCATGCCGTCAAAAATCACCCGCTGGCCACGTCGATAGACCAGGTCACGGATCCTGACCAGCGGCTCGTCGGGGCTCACGCTCATCGGCGCCGCCCTCGGGCCGGTCGCTTTTGGTCACACGCAAGATTGTCGGTAGTGAATAACATGGGTTTTATTATTTTTGTAAGGTTCTTGTCATTTATGCAAAAGGCTAGGTAAAGGGATCGGGCCGGGTCCAGCAAACGGAATCAATCCATGTCCGGGATCACCAGCATGTCGCCGATCATCATTGCCGCCCGCAGGGCATCGACATCGGGTGCTGCCTGTTCCACCATCAGCAACACGCGGCGCTTCGTGCCGTCCTGTATCTCACAACGCAGACACTGCTCAATAATCTCACGCCACTGACGCGGCGTGTAGCTTATAGTACCGGCAACCCGCGCCACGGCGAAGCCCCCCTGGGTCCACGACGGCGTCCCCTCGCCAACATTCCAGCACAGCGACACCTTCAGCTGCTGCAGGAGACGCCTGCCCACCTCGCTGGGTTGCCTATTTTCGGGTAACAGCACAGCCACCGGCGCCACCGCCACTGCGGTCTCCAGCTCGCCGGCAATCATCGCCAGATCGGGATCCACGTCAAGCGGCCGCAGCAGGATGCCCCCCAGGCGATCGCCCAGCGGGCTAACCGCCTGGGCCAGCTTCACCCAGTCCGTCTGCACACCCACTACTTCCAGATAAAAGATGAAATCGTCGCTGGTGTCCTCGACCCAGCGCTCAATCTCCAGCGCATCCTCGCCCGACCATGCCGAGGCCGGTACCACCACGGCCCGAAATTCATTGCTGTAATAGGCGAGCCGCCAATCCTCCGGCAGATCCTCCGGATAGAAATTTCCGCACCAGTCCGGAAAGGACCAGCCATAGGCGGCAACAATGATGTCGGTGTGTGGCTTTTTCATCCGGTTAATGGTGTCTATAGCGCTTATGTCGGTTCACCTGCGGTGGCGTTTGGGTATGGGTGCGCTATGCCTCATGTTATCGCCTTGCTGATAACCGTATTGCGATGGCTGTATTCTGATTCTTGTGCTCTGATTCTTGTACTACGATTCCTGTACTACGATAACCGTTCTGCGATCGTTGCATGACAGTCGTCGTACTAACGCGATGCGACAGTGTACTATCAAACCGCCTCAACCCCCCAAACCTGAATCAGGAGAGCCTCGCCATGGGTGACATTCTCCCCTTTAAACGCCCCGCCCCCCGTAAACCCGGTGACATCCACAAGGGTAAAACCCTGTGCAAGAGTGGTTTCCACAAATGGGAGATCTCCAGGGACAAACAATTCGACAGCCGCCTGGGCAAGCTGGTCACCCTGTATGTCTGCCAACGCTGCGGTGCCACCAAAACCAGGAACCTGTGACCGACCAACAAGGCCCGACAAACTAAAGACCCGCACTCACTCAATCCAGCGGATTTCGCGGGCGGTGTATTCGCCGACCACCACCGCCCCCAGGCTATCGACCTGCCGGGCCTCGGTCGGACTCAGGGGGACCCGCCCCGCCATCAGCTCCGCATACTCCTGGGGCAGAACCGGCTGCCGCTCGGGTTCGGCATAACCGATGGGGAAGATCGGCTGATTGTTCTGTGGATTGTATTTATCGGAGGCCCCCACCGTGTGCAGCAGCTCGTGGGCGATGATCACGTTGTTGCCTGCGGCCGCGCGCTCACCGGCAAAGGCGTGCACCACGCCGAGCAGGCCCTTTTGCAGCCCCAGGGAATGGGCCACGCGTGGGCTCTGCTGCGGATCGTTGTAGAGCACAAACATCTGGATGTGCGCGGGCGGACCCCGCTCGCGGCCCACCTGCCAGGCCCAGTAGCGCATCTTCAGGCTCCACCAGATCACCCCCAGGGTATTGCGATCCCGTGGCGGCGCGGGCGGGTGTTCGCTCAACACCGGCCCCATGACAATATCCACCGGCTGACGCACCGCGAGCCGATACTGCCCCGCCTCGTCGACAAAAAAGCGCTCGATCTCCTCAAAGGCCTGCAGCGACAGGCCTTCGATGTAGGCGGCCGACCGTTCGCTGCCATCGCCATTGATGGGATAGATCGCCACCACCAGCGGCTTCTCCCAGCTGGTGGTGCGCCACTGGCTCAAGCCGCTGCCCACCGCCACCAGCAGCAGCACGAACAGCAGGAATAACACGCGCAGCTGCTTGAAGGTGCTCATTTACGGAACAGCCAGAACAGCAACGACAGGATCAGGCTGATGATCAGCGAGGTCATCAGCGGAAAATAGAAGCGGGCGTTTTCCCGCTCCACCACGATGTCGCCCGGCAATCGACCCAGACCCAGCCGGGTCAGCCACGGCCACAGCAAGCCCACCACCACGAGAACGATGCCGAGAATAATGAGCAGCCGGGACACGATGCGTGATCAGAGCCGGTGAAAAAACCGTCGTCCGCAGTAGGTCAGGGGGATTTTCACAGGCTCTCAGGTGAGGGTTTTGACACCGGTAGGCGTACCCAGCAGCAGGACATCGGCCGGGCGCATGGCGAACAGGCCGTTGGTCACCACGCCGACGATGTCATTGAGCGTCCTTTCCAGCTCCACCGGATTCATGATCTGCAAGCCGTGCACGTCGAGAATCACATTGCCGTTGTCGGTCACGAAACCCTCACGATAGGCGGGCTGGCCGCCCAGCCTCACCAGCTCGCGCGCCACATAGGAACGCGCCATGGGGATCACCTCGATGGGCAGCGGGAACTTGCCCATGATGTCCACCAGTTTGGATTCGTCGGCGATGCAGACAAACTGCCGCGCCACGGCGGCGACAATCTTTTCGCGCGTCAGCGCGCCGCCGCCGCCCTTCATCAGGTGCAGGTATTTGTTGGCCTCGTCGGCGCCGTCCACATACACGTCGATGCTGCCGACCGCGTTGAGATCCTCCACCGGAATGCCGTGGCCCTTGAGGCGCTGGGCCGAGGCCTCGGAACTGGCCACCGTGGTTTCGACCTGCCCCTTGATGGTGGCCAGCGCATCGATAAAAAAGTTGGCCGTGCTGCCGGTGCCCACGCCCACGATCATGCCGGGCTTGATGTATTCGAGAGCGGCCTCGGCCACTGCCTTTTTCATTTCGTCTTGATTCATTATTCGTTCCTTTCAGGACATCCCTAGTTGCCACCCAAACGCGCACCAAGGTCGCGGTATTATAGACCATGTTTCCCGTCACCCGCCAAAGCACCGATGCGCGGCAGACCTCGCTAACACTGACAGAATAACAGCAAGCTGATACCTTACGCCCATGTTCAAAGACTACGTAGAAAAAATCCGCAATGCCCGCGTCTACGACGTGGCCAAAAAGACCCCGCTGGAACCGGCGCCGGGCCTGTCGGCACGGCTCAATAATCGTGTCCTGCTCAAACGCGAAGACCTGCAGCCGGTGTTTTCGTTCAAGCTGCGCGGCGCCTACAACAAGATTACCCGGCTCAGCGACGCGCAGCGGCATAGGGGCGTCATCGCCGCCTCCGCAGGCAACCACGCCCAGGGGGTTGCGCTGGCCGCCCAACGGCTGGGACTGAAGGCGCTCATCGTGATGCCCAAGACCACCCCGGAGATCAAGATCCACGCCGTGGAACAGATGGGCAGCGAGGTGATCCTGCACGGCAACGCCTACGATGATGCCTTCGAGCGCGCCATGCAGGTTGCCGAACAACGCGGCATGACCTTCATCCCACCCTACGACGACCCGGACGTAATTGCCGGCCAGGGTACCGTGGGCATGGAGATCCTCGAACAGCATGCCGCGCAATATGCCGCAGCGGATGCGACGCACAGCAACCGCTCCATTCACGCCATTTTCGTGCCCGTGGGCGGCGGCGGGCTCATCGCCGGCATCGCCGCCTATGTCAAAACCCTGCACCCGGCGATCCGCATCATCGGCGTCGAACCCGAAGACGCGCCCTGCATGCACGCCGCACTGGCCGCCGGCGAACGGGTGTTGCTGGGCCAGGTCGGTATCTTTGCCGACGGCGTCGCCGTGCGTCAGGCCGGCGCAGAACCCTTTCGCATCGCCCGCGAAACGGTGGACGAGATCATCCTCGTGAAAACCGATGAAATCTGTGCCGCCATCAAGGACATCTTCGACGACACCCGCTCCATCACCGAACCGGCCGGCGCACTGGCCGTGGCCGGACTGAAAAAATACGTCGAGCGCGAAGCCATCCATGACCAGGACCTGATCGCCATCGACAGCGGCGCCAACATGAACTTCGATCGCCTGCGCCACGTCGCCGAGCGCGCCGAAATCGGTGAGCGCCGCGAGGCCCTGCTCAGCGTCACCATTCCCGAGCAGCCCGGCAGCTTCCGCAAATTTTGCGGCATCATCGGCCTGCGCGGCATCACCGAGTTTAATTATCGTTATGCCGATCCCAGCCAGGCCCATGTATTTGTCGGCGTACAGATGCACGGCCGCGACACCGAAAAAGACGCGCTCATCGAGGAGCTGATCAACGACCACTATTCTGTGTTAGACATGACCGACAACGAAATGGCCAAGCTGCACATCCGTTACATGGTCGGCGGCCACAGCGCCGGGCGTGTCGCCGATGAGCGCCTGTTCCGCTTCCAGTTCCCGGAACGGCCCGGCGCCCTGTTGCGGTTTCTCAATCGCATCGGCGAACGCTGGAACATCAGCCTGTTTCACTACCGCAATCACGGCGCCGCGTATGGCCGGATCCTGGCGGGGATTCAGGTGCCGGCGGAAGACACCGCGGAGTTTCAGGTGTTTCTGGACGAATTAGGCTATGAGGCCTGGGAAGAAACGGATAATCCGGCCTACCAGCTGTTCCTGAGCTAGCCAGTGGACATCACACGCATACAGCAACAGGCCGAACAACTCTTTGCCAGGCTGGTTGACTGGGTGACCAGCCCGGTATTTTATGCCCAGCTCGGTTTCATCATCGTCGCCATCATTCTGGCCTACGCCCTCAGCCTGCTGCTAAGGCGCCATTCCCCCCTGCTCCGAGAGGCCCCGCGCGAAGGCCCGCTGCACTTCCTGCGCAACGGCATCTACCAGGCCCGGGACCTGCTGTTTCCGCTGTTCGTTATTCTCCTCATGACGGCGGCCGTCGACCTCAGCGAATACATTCTCCGCCAGGCCTGGCTGGTGCGCATTGCCGAGGGCCTGGCGGTGGTGCTGATGATCTACAGCGTGATCTCGCGCTTTATCGTCAACCGGCTGGTTCAATCACTAGTGAAATGGATTGCGATTCCTATCGCGATCCTGCAGGTCTTTGGGCTGCTGGATAATGCGGTTGGCTATCTGGAATCCCAGTTCGTCGAGATCGGCAATATCAGGATATCCGCCTATGGCGTGGTGCGGGTGATCATCTTCGGCGCCGTGCTTTTCTGGCTGGGCCGCATCTCCAACACGCTCGGACAGCGGGTGATACGCCAGCAGGCCCATCTGGAAATAGGCACCCGTGAGATCTTTGCCAAACTGTATCAGGTCGGCCTGTTTGTGGTGATTTTCATCCTGTTATTGCAGGTCATGGGGGTCAACATTACGGCCCTGGCCGTGTTTGGCGGGGCCCTGGGGGTAGGGCTGGGTTTTGGTTTGCAGTCCATCGCCTCCAATTTTATCTCCGGCGTGATCCTGCTGCTCGACCACTCGCTGGCGGTGGGTGATTACATCGAACTGGAGGACGGACGCGTGGGCACCATCCGCGAGCTGAACATGCGCTCCACCACCCTGGAGACCTACGACGGCAAGGACATCATGGTGCCCAATGAACAGTTCATTACCAGCAGCTTTACCAACTGGACGCACAAGAACAAGAAGCAGCGCTATACCATTGAGCTCCAGGTGGCCTACAGCACGGACCTGCACACACTGTTCCCCCTGCTCCGGGAGGTCGTCTCCAGCCATCCCCAGGTGCTCAGTGGTCCGCAGCTGCCCGTTGAAG encodes:
- the ilvA gene encoding threonine ammonia-lyase, biosynthetic produces the protein MFKDYVEKIRNARVYDVAKKTPLEPAPGLSARLNNRVLLKREDLQPVFSFKLRGAYNKITRLSDAQRHRGVIAASAGNHAQGVALAAQRLGLKALIVMPKTTPEIKIHAVEQMGSEVILHGNAYDDAFERAMQVAEQRGMTFIPPYDDPDVIAGQGTVGMEILEQHAAQYAAADATHSNRSIHAIFVPVGGGGLIAGIAAYVKTLHPAIRIIGVEPEDAPCMHAALAAGERVLLGQVGIFADGVAVRQAGAEPFRIARETVDEIILVKTDEICAAIKDIFDDTRSITEPAGALAVAGLKKYVEREAIHDQDLIAIDSGANMNFDRLRHVAERAEIGERREALLSVTIPEQPGSFRKFCGIIGLRGITEFNYRYADPSQAHVFVGVQMHGRDTEKDALIEELINDHYSVLDMTDNEMAKLHIRYMVGGHSAGRVADERLFRFQFPERPGALLRFLNRIGERWNISLFHYRNHGAAYGRILAGIQVPAEDTAEFQVFLDELGYEAWEETDNPAYQLFLS
- the rpiA gene encoding ribose-5-phosphate isomerase RpiA, whose product is MNQDEMKKAVAEAALEYIKPGMIVGVGTGSTANFFIDALATIKGQVETTVASSEASAQRLKGHGIPVEDLNAVGSIDVYVDGADEANKYLHLMKGGGGALTREKIVAAVARQFVCIADESKLVDIMGKFPLPIEVIPMARSYVARELVRLGGQPAYREGFVTDNGNVILDVHGLQIMNPVELERTLNDIVGVVTNGLFAMRPADVLLLGTPTGVKTLT
- a CDS encoding DUF2905 domain-containing protein produces the protein MSRLLIILGIVLVVVGLLWPWLTRLGLGRLPGDIVVERENARFYFPLMTSLIISLILSLLFWLFRK
- a CDS encoding ATP-binding cassette domain-containing protein, with the translated sequence MSVSPDEPLVRIRDLVYRRGQRVIFDGMDIDIPRGKLTAIMGPSGTGKTTLLRLIGGQLRPDAGTVQVDGESVPELGYRELYELRKRMGMLFQNGALLTDLNVFDNVAYPLREHTRLNEAMIRDLVLMKLHAVGLRGARELMPSELSGGMSRRVALARAIALDPMMIMYDEPFTGQDPISMGVLVSLLRTLTDVLGLTSVMVSHDVKESLSIADYVYVISEGKVVEHGTPAALNESTSAWVQQFIQGQRDGPVPFHYPAIDYAEDLLGPSARDSAGGAA
- a CDS encoding mechanosensitive ion channel, which produces MDITRIQQQAEQLFARLVDWVTSPVFYAQLGFIIVAIILAYALSLLLRRHSPLLREAPREGPLHFLRNGIYQARDLLFPLFVILLMTAAVDLSEYILRQAWLVRIAEGLAVVLMIYSVISRFIVNRLVQSLVKWIAIPIAILQVFGLLDNAVGYLESQFVEIGNIRISAYGVVRVIIFGAVLFWLGRISNTLGQRVIRQQAHLEIGTREIFAKLYQVGLFVVIFILLLQVMGVNITALAVFGGALGVGLGFGLQSIASNFISGVILLLDHSLAVGDYIELEDGRVGTIRELNMRSTTLETYDGKDIMVPNEQFITSSFTNWTHKNKKQRYTIELQVAYSTDLHTLFPLLREVVSSHPQVLSGPQLPVEERADAEIKSFGESGVNILIEFWMEGIDDGEHRVGADLLLMIWDTLKQHKVEIPFPQREVRIVTVGQGSGPEPV
- a CDS encoding DUF72 domain-containing protein; this translates as MKKPHTDIIVAAYGWSFPDWCGNFYPEDLPEDWRLAYYSNEFRAVVVPASAWSGEDALEIERWVEDTSDDFIFYLEVVGVQTDWVKLAQAVSPLGDRLGGILLRPLDVDPDLAMIAGELETAVAVAPVAVLLPENRQPSEVGRRLLQQLKVSLCWNVGEGTPSWTQGGFAVARVAGTISYTPRQWREIIEQCLRCEIQDGTKRRVLLMVEQAAPDVDALRAAMMIGDMLVIPDMD